A genomic window from Flavobacterium phycosphaerae includes:
- a CDS encoding helix-turn-helix domain-containing protein: protein MGSQEIITIENDFTLIRFQNDGNENFHVKKHIQQGLIQFHFGIKGKAKFVFNQGNYALDLKEEKSLLFYNPQKELPLDLELAPNSWVISVIVSIQKFHSLFTNQSDHIPFLSPENNDKKYYKEENISPSMAIVLSQMFHYTLNPSIKNLYYKGKGYELLSLYFNRNEDPDAEQCPFLIDEDNVMKIKKAKEIIIANMTEPPGLQELADEIGLNLKKLKMGFKQIYGDTVYGFLFDYKMDYARQLLDSGSYNVNEVGLKIGYSTGSHFIAAFKKKFATTPKKYLMSINQNTA from the coding sequence ATGGGTTCTCAGGAAATAATAACAATTGAAAATGATTTCACCCTCATTCGTTTTCAAAACGACGGAAATGAAAACTTTCATGTGAAAAAGCACATCCAGCAAGGGCTTATTCAATTTCACTTTGGTATCAAAGGCAAAGCTAAATTTGTCTTCAACCAAGGAAATTACGCTTTGGACTTGAAAGAAGAGAAGTCCTTATTATTCTACAATCCGCAAAAAGAACTGCCTTTGGATTTAGAATTAGCGCCTAACTCTTGGGTGATTTCGGTGATTGTTTCTATTCAAAAGTTTCATTCTTTGTTTACCAATCAATCGGATCATATCCCGTTTTTGAGTCCGGAAAACAACGATAAAAAATATTATAAAGAAGAAAATATCAGTCCGTCAATGGCTATTGTATTGAGTCAAATGTTTCATTACACTTTGAATCCTTCCATCAAAAACCTATATTACAAAGGCAAAGGCTACGAATTATTAAGCTTGTATTTCAACCGAAATGAAGACCCTGATGCTGAGCAATGTCCGTTTCTTATCGATGAAGACAATGTAATGAAAATCAAAAAAGCGAAAGAAATTATTATTGCCAACATGACGGAACCACCCGGTTTACAAGAACTAGCTGATGAAATTGGGTTGAATTTGAAAAAACTTAAAATGGGTTTCAAGCAAATTTATGGCGACACCGTTTATGGTTTTCTTTTCGATTACAAAATGGATTATGCCCGACAATTATTAGATTCCGGATCATATAATGTGAATGAAGTGGGACTCAAAATTGGGTACAGCACCGGGAGTCATTTTATAGCTGCTTTCAAGAAAAAGTTTGCTACGACGCCCAAAAAATATCTAATGTCCATAAATCAAAATACAGCCTAG
- the hemH gene encoding ferrochelatase, whose product MKGVLLVNLGSPESPTAKDVKPYLDEFLMDKYVIDVPFLLRALLVRGIILQTRPKKSAEAYEKIWTSEGSPLVVISKKMHQKVEKLVDVPVALAMRYGSMTIQKGLQELKDKGVTEVMLLALYPQYAMASTTTIWALADELQKTHFPEMTITKVPAFYNKPDFIKTLANSIKKHLEGFEYDHLLFSYHGIPKRHIRKTDVTKSHCTIDGKCCVTASPAHEFCYRHQCYETTRQVVELLGIPEGKYSQTFQSRLAGDKWLTPYTDVEINNMPEKGIKKLAVVTPAFVSDCLETLEEIAMRANEEFIEHGGQEFLAVPCLNDEDEWCQVVANWVKDWNSKS is encoded by the coding sequence ATGAAAGGAGTATTATTAGTCAATCTCGGGTCGCCCGAAAGCCCTACAGCCAAAGATGTAAAGCCTTATTTAGATGAATTTTTAATGGATAAATACGTGATTGACGTACCATTTTTATTGCGTGCCTTATTGGTTCGCGGTATCATTTTGCAAACCCGACCCAAAAAATCGGCAGAAGCCTATGAAAAAATATGGACTTCGGAAGGTTCTCCTTTAGTAGTAATTTCAAAAAAAATGCATCAAAAAGTTGAAAAACTGGTTGATGTTCCGGTGGCTCTGGCTATGCGTTACGGCTCAATGACCATTCAAAAAGGATTACAGGAATTAAAAGACAAAGGTGTAACCGAAGTCATGTTATTGGCTTTGTATCCGCAATATGCGATGGCGTCAACCACTACCATTTGGGCCTTGGCAGACGAATTACAAAAAACACATTTTCCGGAAATGACCATTACCAAAGTTCCGGCTTTTTATAACAAACCCGACTTTATTAAAACCTTGGCCAATTCCATCAAAAAACATTTGGAAGGCTTTGAATACGACCACTTATTGTTTTCTTATCACGGCATCCCTAAACGTCATATTCGCAAGACTGATGTTACTAAATCCCATTGTACTATTGATGGCAAATGTTGTGTAACAGCATCACCTGCACATGAGTTTTGTTACCGCCACCAATGTTACGAAACCACAAGACAAGTAGTTGAATTGCTTGGAATTCCGGAAGGCAAATACAGCCAAACCTTCCAATCACGCTTGGCGGGGGACAAATGGTTAACGCCTTACACCGATGTTGAAATTAATAATATGCCTGAAAAAGGAATTAAAAAATTGGCCGTAGTAACACCGGCTTTTGTTTCTGATTGTTTAGAAACTTTAGAAGAAATTGCCATGCGTGCCAACGAAGAATTTATTGAACATGGTGGTCAAGAATTCTTGGCCGTTCCTTGTTTGAACGATGAAGACGAATGGTGTCAAGTGGTAGCCAACTGGGTAAAAGATTGGAATAGTAAAAGCTAA
- a CDS encoding CopD family protein, producing MEYYNYIKSLHLIFVITWFAGLFYIVRLFVYQIEAKDKPSPEKEILLKQYKIMTYRLWYIITWPSAVLATLFALFLLHLMPAWLQMPWMQVKLGFVVLLFAYHFKCHQIYKQLQNDEFKYSSNFMRLWNEGATIILFAVVFLVILKNAFNWIYGVVGIVLFSVLIMLGFKFYKRIREKNKS from the coding sequence ATGGAATACTACAATTACATAAAATCACTGCACCTCATCTTTGTCATCACTTGGTTTGCGGGCTTGTTTTACATTGTTCGTTTGTTTGTGTACCAAATTGAAGCCAAGGACAAACCTTCTCCGGAAAAAGAAATTCTGCTGAAGCAATACAAAATCATGACGTATCGTTTATGGTATATCATCACTTGGCCGAGTGCTGTTTTAGCTACTCTTTTTGCCTTATTCTTGTTGCATTTAATGCCGGCTTGGTTGCAAATGCCGTGGATGCAGGTCAAGTTGGGGTTTGTAGTTTTACTGTTTGCTTATCATTTTAAATGCCATCAGATATATAAACAACTGCAAAATGACGAATTCAAGTACAGCTCCAACTTTATGCGCTTGTGGAATGAAGGCGCAACCATCATTCTTTTTGCTGTTGTTTTTTTAGTAATTTTAAAAAATGCTTTCAACTGGATTTATGGCGTTGTCGGAATCGTTTTGTTTTCGGTTTTGATTATGCTGGGCTTTAAATTTTACAAACGAATTCGAGAGAAAAACAAATCCTAA
- a CDS encoding sensor histidine kinase: protein MLNGFKMSMLSLRIRIFLSMIILIVIASVLMASISIIQFKNEAKEYHQERLDRKENAIKEHINYVLSTTTYPLTQANLPLIFKDKIHELADIHNLDINIYSLNGKLLKSSKATFSVDKVAPPIPKYIINLVESSVEKRYVDIKNVNGIKNRSSYSQIKDDKFKPLGILNIPYVEDDGFYENELQQFLLRLSQVYSFMLIVAFALAYFLSTYITKSLKTISDKINETSLNQKNEKIVIEANSKEINLLIKAYNGMVDKLEESAAKLAQSEREQAWREMAKQVAHEIKNPLTPMRLTVQSFQRKFDPNDPELKQKLNDYSKTLIQQIDTMTAVASAFSNFASMPAQQNETLNVVQVVELALDIFNEEFITFESNNSYIVTKLDRTQLIRIITNLVKNAIQSIPDEQEEKQVLVSVNEVENNVIISVKDNGSGIEPEHIEHVFEPKFTTKTSGMGLGLGIIKNIIENYKGTITFETELGKGSTFIVSLPIVK, encoded by the coding sequence ATGCTCAACGGCTTCAAAATGTCAATGCTGTCACTCCGAATCAGGATATTCCTGTCGATGATTATATTGATTGTGATTGCTTCCGTTTTGATGGCTTCTATTTCGATTATTCAGTTTAAAAATGAAGCCAAAGAATACCATCAAGAGCGTTTAGACCGAAAAGAAAATGCCATTAAAGAGCACATCAACTACGTGCTTTCAACCACCACCTATCCGCTGACCCAAGCAAATTTGCCTTTGATTTTTAAAGATAAAATTCACGAGCTAGCCGATATTCATAATCTTGATATTAACATTTATTCCTTGAACGGGAAACTGCTGAAGTCTTCCAAAGCCACCTTTTCTGTAGATAAAGTGGCACCGCCTATTCCTAAATACATTATCAATTTAGTAGAATCTTCGGTTGAAAAAAGGTATGTTGATATTAAAAATGTTAATGGTATTAAAAACCGTTCTTCTTACAGTCAGATTAAAGATGATAAGTTCAAACCGCTAGGAATTCTGAACATTCCTTATGTAGAAGATGACGGTTTTTATGAAAATGAGTTGCAGCAATTCTTGTTGCGTTTGAGCCAGGTCTATTCTTTTATGTTGATTGTTGCTTTTGCTTTGGCCTATTTCCTTTCGACGTATATCACTAAATCTTTAAAAACGATTTCCGATAAAATCAACGAAACGAGCCTGAATCAAAAAAATGAGAAAATCGTCATTGAAGCCAACAGTAAAGAAATCAACTTACTGATCAAAGCCTACAACGGCATGGTTGACAAACTCGAGGAAAGTGCTGCTAAATTGGCGCAAAGCGAGCGAGAACAGGCTTGGCGTGAAATGGCTAAACAAGTGGCTCACGAAATCAAAAATCCATTAACCCCAATGCGTTTGACGGTACAGAGTTTCCAACGGAAATTTGACCCGAATGATCCGGAATTAAAACAAAAACTGAACGATTATTCGAAAACCTTAATACAGCAAATTGATACGATGACTGCGGTGGCTTCGGCTTTTTCTAACTTTGCTTCGATGCCGGCACAGCAAAACGAAACCTTGAATGTAGTGCAAGTGGTTGAATTAGCTTTGGATATTTTCAATGAAGAGTTTATCACTTTTGAAAGCAACAACAGCTATATTGTTACTAAACTTGACCGAACGCAACTAATCCGAATCATTACCAATTTGGTTAAAAATGCTATTCAATCCATACCTGATGAACAAGAAGAAAAACAGGTTTTGGTTTCGGTAAATGAGGTGGAAAACAACGTTATCATTTCAGTAAAAGACAACGGCAGCGGCATTGAGCCTGAACATATTGAACATGTCTTTGAACCCAAATTCACCACCAAAACCAGTGGCATGGGATTGGGATTGGGAATTATTAAAAACATTATCGAAAATTACAAAGGAACTATTACATTTGAAACCGAACTCGGAAAAGGCTCTACTTTTATTGTGTCGCTTCCTATTGTTAAATAA
- a CDS encoding enoyl-CoA hydratase/isomerase family protein has translation MNFENILVAVENGIGQITINRPTKLNALNIATIQELHNALESLDGNEEVRTIIITGEGEKAFVAGADISEFANFSVEEGAQLAAQGQELLFDFVENLKTPTIAAVNGFALGGGLELAMACHFRIASDNAKMGLPEVSLGVIPGYGGTQRLPQLIGKGRAMEMIMTAGMISAEEAFRAGLVNHVVPQAELLTFTKSLAQRIMKNSPTAISKAIKAINANFKEGVNGYETEIRNFGKCFGTEDFKEGTTAFLEKRKAEFTGK, from the coding sequence ATGAACTTCGAAAACATACTCGTTGCTGTTGAAAACGGCATTGGACAAATTACCATCAACCGTCCGACAAAATTGAATGCCCTTAATATAGCGACCATTCAGGAATTGCATAACGCTTTGGAAAGCCTTGACGGCAATGAAGAAGTCAGAACCATTATTATAACTGGCGAAGGCGAAAAGGCTTTTGTGGCTGGTGCCGATATTTCGGAATTTGCTAATTTTTCGGTAGAAGAAGGTGCACAATTGGCGGCTCAAGGACAGGAGTTATTATTCGATTTTGTCGAAAATTTGAAAACACCAACTATAGCTGCCGTCAACGGATTTGCGCTTGGTGGCGGATTAGAATTGGCCATGGCCTGTCATTTCCGAATTGCTTCAGACAATGCTAAAATGGGATTACCGGAAGTTTCTTTAGGCGTAATTCCGGGTTATGGCGGAACGCAACGTTTGCCGCAATTAATAGGAAAAGGACGTGCGATGGAAATGATTATGACAGCAGGAATGATTTCGGCCGAAGAAGCTTTTCGTGCCGGATTGGTCAACCATGTTGTACCACAAGCCGAACTTTTAACTTTCACCAAATCATTGGCACAACGCATTATGAAAAATTCGCCGACAGCCATTAGTAAAGCCATCAAAGCGATTAATGCTAATTTTAAAGAAGGCGTTAATGGTTACGAAACTGAAATCAGAAACTTTGGAAAATGTTTTGGTACCGAAGATTTTAAAGAAGGAACCACTGCCTTTTTAGAGAAAAGAAAAGCGGAGTTTACCGGGAAATAA
- a CDS encoding HD domain-containing protein, whose amino-acid sequence MSIIDATIRFVKQQLENAEGGHDWFHIERVYKNALLIAEGETCDITVVKLGALLHDIADSKFHNGDEMVGPKTARAFLEGENVSEEIILHIINIIENISFKGGNFEKQFSSKELQIVQDADRLDAIGAIGIARCFNYGGFKNRALYNPNIQPNLNMSKEEYKKSESPTINHFYEKLLLLKDKMNTQTGKNIAAERHRYMENFLSQFYAEWDGEK is encoded by the coding sequence ATGTCAATAATTGATGCTACCATACGTTTTGTAAAACAACAACTCGAAAACGCCGAAGGCGGACACGATTGGTTTCACATAGAACGCGTTTATAAAAATGCGCTCTTAATTGCCGAAGGGGAAACTTGCGATATAACGGTTGTAAAATTGGGAGCTTTGCTTCATGATATTGCAGATAGTAAATTTCATAATGGCGACGAAATGGTTGGTCCAAAAACCGCTCGTGCCTTTCTGGAAGGTGAAAATGTTTCAGAAGAAATCATTCTTCACATCATCAACATCATTGAAAACATTTCGTTTAAAGGCGGGAATTTTGAAAAGCAATTCAGTTCAAAAGAACTTCAAATTGTGCAGGATGCCGACCGTCTAGATGCGATTGGTGCGATTGGCATTGCCCGTTGTTTCAATTATGGTGGATTTAAAAACAGAGCATTATACAATCCGAATATTCAGCCAAATCTTAATATGAGTAAGGAAGAATATAAAAAATCCGAATCGCCTACCATTAATCATTTTTATGAAAAGCTATTGCTCTTGAAAGATAAGATGAATACCCAAACAGGTAAAAATATAGCAGCAGAACGCCACCGTTACATGGAAAATTTCTTATCGCAATTTTATGCCGAATGGGATGGAGAAAAATAA
- a CDS encoding acyl-ACP desaturase, with protein MPQKNIRLEVMQFLEKDIDTFVDEFLIPVEKIWQPSDLLPNSEGDNFFEEVRELREIAKELPYDFWVTLVGDTITEEALPTYETWLMDVEGVTQKGETGDNGWAKWLRQWTGEENRHGDLLNKYLYLSGRVNMREVEITTQHLINDGFDPGTGRDPYKNFVFTSFQELATYVSHNRVAQLAKKYGDNKLSKICKIIAGDEMRHHLAYSEFVNRIFSIDPSEMLLAFEYMMKKKITMPANLIRESGESIGAAFEKFSESAQRIGVYTALDYVDILDKLNKKWEIDKLGNLTDEAEKARDYLLKLPARMTRIAERMVVPGEEKMFSWVQPPMFK; from the coding sequence ATGCCTCAAAAGAATATCCGACTTGAAGTCATGCAATTTTTAGAAAAAGACATCGACACTTTTGTGGATGAATTTTTAATTCCGGTAGAAAAAATTTGGCAACCCAGTGATTTGTTGCCTAATTCCGAAGGAGACAATTTTTTCGAGGAAGTAAGAGAACTGCGCGAAATTGCTAAAGAGTTACCCTATGACTTTTGGGTAACATTAGTTGGTGATACCATCACAGAAGAAGCTTTGCCTACTTACGAAACCTGGCTGATGGATGTGGAAGGCGTTACCCAAAAAGGAGAAACCGGAGACAATGGCTGGGCAAAATGGCTGCGACAATGGACCGGAGAAGAGAACCGTCACGGAGATTTACTAAACAAATATTTGTACCTATCCGGTCGTGTGAACATGCGTGAAGTGGAAATCACTACCCAACATTTGATCAATGATGGTTTTGATCCGGGAACAGGTAGAGATCCTTATAAAAACTTTGTGTTCACTAGTTTTCAAGAATTAGCAACTTATGTTTCCCACAATAGAGTAGCCCAATTAGCAAAGAAATATGGTGATAATAAATTGTCTAAAATTTGCAAAATCATAGCCGGTGACGAGATGCGTCATCATTTGGCCTACAGTGAATTTGTAAACCGTATTTTCAGCATCGACCCTAGCGAAATGCTATTGGCGTTTGAGTACATGATGAAGAAAAAAATTACCATGCCGGCCAATTTAATCCGTGAATCAGGAGAAAGTATCGGAGCTGCTTTTGAGAAATTTTCGGAATCCGCACAACGCATAGGAGTTTATACCGCTTTAGATTATGTTGATATTTTGGATAAACTAAACAAAAAATGGGAAATCGATAAATTGGGGAACCTGACTGATGAAGCCGAAAAAGCGAGAGATTATTTATTGAAACTACCAGCCAGAATGACCAGAATTGCTGAGCGAATGGTGGTTCCGGGCGAAGAAAAAATGTTCTCTTGGGTACAACCTCCAATGTTCAAATAA
- a CDS encoding lysophospholipid acyltransferase family protein has translation MEKLISYPISVVYYLCFGLCLVIFHPIQWVCFNVFGYQAHKKSVDYLNFFLTKCTNILGTTYTFENKERIPENAPIIFVANHQSLYDIVGIIWHLRRFHAKFVSKKELGKGIPSVSYNLRHGGSVLIDRKDPKQAIPVIKGLSEYIEKYKRSAVIFPEGTRSKNGEPKEFAQSGLKILCKYAPSAYVVPITINNSWKMVKFGAFPMGLGNRLQFIIYEPMAVKDFSFEELMEKTEQAVKQSIKT, from the coding sequence ATGGAAAAACTAATTTCATACCCCATATCAGTAGTTTATTACCTGTGTTTCGGATTATGTTTGGTGATTTTTCATCCCATTCAGTGGGTTTGTTTCAATGTTTTTGGCTATCAGGCACACAAAAAAAGTGTAGATTACCTGAATTTCTTTTTGACCAAATGCACCAATATTTTAGGAACTACTTATACTTTTGAAAACAAAGAACGTATTCCTGAAAACGCACCGATAATTTTTGTGGCCAATCATCAGAGTCTGTATGATATTGTTGGGATTATTTGGCATTTGCGAAGATTCCACGCTAAGTTTGTCAGCAAAAAAGAACTCGGAAAAGGCATCCCCAGTGTTTCCTATAATTTGCGTCACGGCGGTTCTGTGCTGATTGACAGAAAAGATCCTAAGCAAGCCATCCCGGTAATTAAAGGATTGTCGGAATACATTGAAAAATACAAACGCTCCGCTGTGATTTTCCCCGAAGGGACCCGAAGTAAAAACGGAGAACCAAAAGAATTTGCCCAAAGTGGTCTAAAAATCTTATGTAAATATGCACCATCTGCGTATGTTGTCCCAATTACCATTAATAATTCGTGGAAAATGGTTAAATTTGGGGCCTTTCCCATGGGATTAGGTAATCGTTTGCAGTTTATCATTTATGAACCAATGGCAGTGAAGGATTTTTCGTTTGAAGAATTAATGGAAAAAACAGAGCAAGCGGTCAAACAATCAATTAAAACGTAG
- the recA gene encoding recombinase RecA — MSSEKEAKLKALQLTLDKLDKAYGKGTVMKMGDKAVEEVEVIPSGSLGLDLALGVNGYPKGRVIEIYGPESSGKTTLTLHAIAEAQKAGGIAAFIDAEHAFDRNYAEKLGVDIENLIISQPDNGEQALEIAENLIRSGAIDIVVIDSVAALTPKSEIEGEMGDSKMGLHARLMSQALRKLTGTISKTNCTVFFINQLREKIGVMFGNPETTTGGNALKFYASVRLDIRRSSQIKDGENVIGNRTKVKVVKNKVAPPFKTAEFDIMYGEGVSKTGEILDLAVEFEIIKKAGSWFSYGDTKLGQGRDAVKVLIKDNPELADELEQKIKDLIKENNA; from the coding sequence ATGAGTTCAGAAAAAGAAGCAAAATTAAAAGCATTACAATTAACCCTAGATAAATTAGACAAAGCTTACGGCAAAGGAACCGTGATGAAAATGGGGGACAAAGCGGTAGAAGAGGTAGAAGTTATTCCTTCCGGTTCGCTTGGTTTAGATTTAGCTTTGGGAGTAAACGGATATCCTAAAGGAAGAGTTATCGAAATATACGGTCCGGAATCATCGGGTAAAACCACTTTAACATTGCATGCTATTGCCGAAGCCCAAAAAGCCGGTGGTATAGCTGCTTTTATTGATGCAGAACATGCTTTTGACCGAAACTATGCCGAGAAATTGGGTGTAGATATTGAAAACCTTATCATCTCACAACCGGACAACGGAGAGCAAGCATTAGAAATCGCCGAAAACCTAATCCGCTCAGGAGCTATTGATATTGTGGTTATTGACTCGGTTGCGGCCTTGACGCCAAAAAGCGAAATCGAAGGCGAAATGGGAGATTCAAAAATGGGATTACACGCTCGTTTGATGTCACAAGCTTTAAGAAAATTAACGGGAACCATCAGCAAAACGAATTGTACGGTTTTCTTCATCAACCAGTTGAGAGAAAAAATCGGTGTTATGTTTGGAAATCCTGAAACGACTACCGGGGGAAATGCTTTAAAATTCTATGCTTCAGTTCGTTTAGATATCCGTCGTTCCTCACAAATTAAAGACGGCGAAAATGTGATTGGAAACCGAACCAAAGTAAAAGTGGTAAAAAACAAAGTGGCTCCTCCTTTTAAAACCGCTGAATTTGATATTATGTATGGCGAAGGTGTTTCAAAAACCGGTGAAATTCTTGACTTAGCCGTTGAATTTGAAATCATCAAAAAGGCGGGTTCATGGTTTAGCTATGGTGATACCAAACTAGGACAAGGACGAGATGCAGTGAAAGTCTTAATCAAAGACAATCCGGAACTGGCTGATGAGCTAGAACAAAAAATAAAAGATCTTATAAAAGAGAATAATGCTTAA
- a CDS encoding RNA polymerase sigma factor → MDLKQLINDCKNNNRKAQEQLYQLYSPKLFAVCLKYSRNYSEAQDNLQDGFLIIFNKIEQFSFKGSFDGWLKRIMINNVLQHYRNQTFLSLVNEDVEDDCEIDLDDENISLDYLLKIIQELPDRYRLVFNLYVLDGFTHQEIADMLSINIGTSKSNLARARMILKDKIELQQNEINKTFPSAK, encoded by the coding sequence TTGGATTTAAAACAACTCATAAATGATTGCAAAAACAACAATAGGAAAGCACAAGAACAGTTATACCAATTATATTCTCCAAAACTGTTTGCTGTTTGCCTCAAGTATTCGCGCAATTATAGTGAGGCACAAGACAATTTACAAGACGGATTTTTAATCATTTTTAATAAAATAGAACAGTTCTCTTTTAAAGGCTCGTTTGATGGTTGGTTAAAACGAATTATGATTAATAATGTTTTACAACACTATAGAAATCAGACTTTTTTAAGCTTGGTAAATGAAGATGTGGAAGATGATTGTGAAATTGATCTTGATGACGAAAACATATCCTTAGATTACCTGCTAAAAATTATTCAGGAATTGCCCGACAGGTATCGACTGGTCTTTAATCTTTATGTTTTGGATGGGTTTACACATCAGGAAATTGCCGATATGCTTTCCATCAACATAGGGACGTCAAAATCAAATTTGGCTCGGGCGCGAATGATTTTAAAAGATAAAATTGAACTACAACAAAACGAAATAAACAAAACTTTTCCTTCTGCAAAATGA
- a CDS encoding porin family protein — protein MSERKNIDRLFQQKFNDFEALPAEETWSNIEARLNEKKKRRVIPFWWKLSGVAALFLLGFFVAKSIYSPSTKIENRIVIGAQSKPTDKSASPITSGNNSAKEQTTVPPVSTAIVNTSPAIENNNSNANAISEEKNNRKTITSSSQKAIAESQSAGHRSLKKNRNSKTPTPEIVVEKSTNQVAVNKENTNKSLSENKLVQTETVQNNTNNNTITDNKIINLDDLKGAPNSNSKIVTTEKKVNDTTQMASVATNALEELLNEKESKEKQLPKENRWQITSNVAPVFLGSVSNGSPIGSEFENNPKEYNTSFSMGVGISYAVNTKLSVRTGINKMSVDYNTNGIAFFVDIDNPSVTNISPTLSGKAIHVEDASAPSESLLPFENNFVQKNEGYMNQKMGYYEVPVELTYALINKRFGVKIIGGVSTFFLNENKISLVSENMSTDLGKANNLNDVHFSTNLGLGIKYGFLKSFEFNVEPTLKYQLNTFSENAGNFKPYVFGIYSGISYKF, from the coding sequence ATGAGTGAAAGAAAAAACATAGACAGGCTGTTTCAGCAAAAATTCAACGATTTCGAAGCCCTTCCGGCGGAAGAAACTTGGTCGAATATTGAAGCAAGGCTTAATGAAAAGAAAAAAAGAAGAGTCATTCCTTTTTGGTGGAAACTTTCAGGAGTAGCCGCATTGTTCTTACTTGGTTTTTTTGTGGCAAAGTCGATTTATTCACCAAGTACTAAAATCGAAAACCGAATCGTTATTGGTGCCCAATCAAAACCTACAGACAAATCTGCATCGCCTATAACTTCCGGAAATAATTCAGCTAAAGAGCAAACCACTGTTCCTCCGGTTTCAACAGCTATAGTAAATACATCTCCGGCAATTGAAAACAACAACAGCAATGCTAATGCTATTTCCGAAGAAAAAAACAACCGTAAAACCATTACCTCTTCTTCTCAAAAGGCTATTGCTGAAAGTCAATCCGCAGGACATCGTTCTTTAAAAAAGAATCGAAATTCTAAAACTCCAACACCTGAAATCGTTGTAGAAAAATCAACAAATCAGGTTGCTGTTAATAAAGAAAATACCAATAAATCTTTATCGGAAAACAAATTGGTTCAAACTGAAACAGTTCAAAATAACACCAACAATAATACTATAACTGACAATAAAATTATCAATCTTGATGATCTAAAAGGGGCTCCTAATTCAAACTCAAAAATTGTAACAACTGAAAAGAAAGTTAACGACACGACCCAAATGGCCAGTGTTGCTACCAATGCGTTGGAAGAATTGCTTAATGAAAAAGAAAGCAAAGAAAAACAGCTACCCAAAGAAAACAGATGGCAAATCACCTCAAACGTTGCCCCTGTTTTCTTAGGTTCTGTTAGTAATGGATCGCCAATTGGCTCAGAGTTTGAAAACAATCCAAAAGAGTATAACACGAGTTTTAGCATGGGAGTTGGTATCAGTTATGCTGTCAATACCAAATTGTCTGTGCGAACCGGTATCAACAAAATGAGTGTTGATTACAACACTAATGGTATTGCTTTTTTTGTTGATATAGACAACCCAAGCGTCACGAATATTAGCCCCACCTTGAGCGGAAAAGCCATTCATGTGGAAGATGCCAGTGCTCCCAGTGAAAGCTTGTTGCCCTTTGAAAATAATTTTGTACAAAAAAACGAAGGGTATATGAATCAAAAAATGGGGTATTACGAAGTGCCGGTAGAGCTGACATATGCCTTGATAAACAAGCGATTTGGCGTTAAAATAATTGGTGGCGTCAGTACCTTTTTCTTGAATGAAAATAAAATCTCTTTGGTTTCGGAAAACATGAGCACCGACTTAGGAAAAGCCAACAATCTTAATGACGTACACTTCAGTACCAACTTGGGATTAGGGATAAAGTATGGCTTTTTGAAATCGTTTGAATTCAATGTAGAGCCAACGCTGAAATACCAATTGAATACTTTTAGCGAAAACGCCGGTAATTTCAAACCTTACGTCTTTGGAATCTACAGCGGCATCAGCTATAAATTTTAA